AATTCCCCTTAAATCGACTTCTGTACTACACAATTGCTGGACGATGTTCTGTAACCCTGGGGCTACTGCTGTTTTCGCTGTCGCTACCAAAGGCTGCCAAAAATGCCCCAGATTCTGTAAACTAGGCGGCATAGTTTCTGATGTCTGCTGAAGTTCCAACAGTCGCACACACCAACCTTGGACTCGCAGGTTATCTGGTAGCAGCAAACTGCTAGCAACTCCCAATTCTAATAAAGGTGTCCAAAGTTCAATGATTTGCCATAACCAGTAAACTTGTCGTACCGCTGTTGCTTGTTCCCATGCATCGGCGATGATGGGGTAAAGGCGCCCACTCTCATCTATCGGTGCATTTTCCAGCAATAGGATATCACCCGCATTAGGTTCTAGGGCGCGAGTAAACCCGTATGCTTGCGGCAGATGTAGTCGTTCTTGATATAACCGTAGATAAGGAATAACGTCTTCGGGTAATTCTTCCGGTACCTCTGGCGGTACTCCCGGTTGAGTATCCAGCCAAATCTGCTGCGTAATTACCTCATATCTATTAGCCACCGTTGTTCCTGGTGGAATTGTCGCTGCTAATGTCCCAGACGCCCAGAGATAGCGGTGAATTAGGGGCGTGTGACAATTTGCACAGCTACGATTCCCTACAGGATTCATCGGGTGAGTACAGATGGGATTTACGCAATAAATTATTCTTTGTGTAGAAATCATAAACCTATACGGCAGTCCTATTTGATTCAAGAACTTACTCGTAAATACAGGCAATAGGCAAGAGGCTATAGGCAATAGGTAAACGCAATCAGGTAAGATTACTCGCTTTGGGCAGGAATATTACCTAATGGTGCGTCTCATTAATTCTGATAGGTGTATTGATTTGTTCGTAGTTGCGTTTTAGCGCTGCGACAATTAAAAGCGCTAAAACGCAACTACAAACAATCCATCAAAATTAATGGGACAGACCACTAGCTTGGTGATATCTTCTACGCCAACCTGGGTAAAAGTATGGCGTAGGGTAGGGTGGTTCGTTTTTAACTGCCTGATATCCCTACATAAGTGTTAATACCCCTCAGTAAACCAAAGGTGTAGCGCCACGCATCGCACGTAAAGAATTTATACAAGCAGGGCAATCGCAGCCAAATAAAGTAATTGCCATATCGCTTTCTTGGTTATTGAACTCTAGTATGGGAACATCATCTTTAGATATCCCTGCTTCTGGCTGATAATCGGGAATTTCAGCTAATACGGAAGCTCTGGCACATACCAAACCGATTTTATGCTTATTGCGGATACAAGATAGACGGTCAGTTGATCTGTTTGCAGGCTCTATGGCTTGGGCTTGATTGATCATCACTCCCACAGATAGGATTGAGCCAAGAAGCACGGGAGTCGAAAGCAAACTGAGTATAAATTTGTTCATTTGTTTCCTTAAACAACAATTATGACTATTGAGAATAATCCGATTTACTCTTACAATTCAAGTCCAAGTCCATCAGGAATACTAATATCCAAGGTAGCTATCAATCAATAGATATATTTCTCGCAAAAACTAGAATTATAGATAGGTACTAGTCCCGCGATTTCAAACGACTAGTTATTGCTAAAATTGGGCGCAGATACCCCCCAACCCCCCCTGGAAAAGAGGGGCAGAAAGTCCTCAAAGTCCCCCTTTTTAAGGGGCATTTAGGGGGATATAAGACTTCATTTCACAGACTGACAGTCAATTTGGCCTCGGCTAATTGGGCATTTTCAGCGACAATTTTCCGAAATAGTTCGCCATCAATTGTCTCTACATCTGATAGCAAATCTACTAGATGCTCCAAAACTTTGCGGTTGTCCTGCAACAATTTTTTTGATAGTTGGTAGCAATGGTTAATAATTTCGCGGACTTGGGAATCAATTTTGGCAGCAATTTCTTCAGAATATTCTGATTTATTCATCCAATCACGTCCCAAAAATACCTCTTGGCTCTGATTTTCTAGAGACAATGGCCCTAATTCAGACATACCAAATCGTGTTACCATTTGTCGCGCCATATTTGTTACTTGTTGCAGGTCATTTCCTGCACCAGTGGTAACTTCCGGCTTCCCGAAAACAATTTCTTCGGCAGCGCGACCTGCTAAAGTGGCAGTAATCCTGGCTTTGAGTTGGGAACGGGAAATTAATCCTTGCTCCTCATTGGGCGTAAACCAAGTTAATCCCAAGGCTTGTCCCCGGGGGATGAGTGTAACTTTTTGCACGGGGTCATGGTTTTTGAGTAAGGTGCCGACCAAGGCGTGTCCTACTTCATGGTAGGCAATTAAGCGCTTACTCTTGCTGTCTACTAAGGCGGTACCTTCCATCCCGGCGACTACCCGGTCTACAGCAGCATCAACTTCTAGCAGGGTAATCGCTTCTTTGCGTCTTCTGGCGGTGAGAATTGCAGCTTCATTGAGTAGGTTGGCTAAGTCAGCGCCCGTAAAACCAGGAGTACGACGAGCGATCGCCTCTAATGATACGCCCGGATCAATTTTCTTATTCCGCGCATGGACTTTTAAAATCTCTAGTCGCCCTTTTAAATCTGGTGCATCAACTATCACTTGTCTATCAAAGCGTCCGGGACGCAATAGCGCTGCGTCAAGAACATCCGGGCGGTTGGTGGCAGCAATAATAATGATGCCAGTGTTACCTTCAAAACCATCCATCTCCGTCAGTAGTTGGTTGAGGGTTTGTTCGCGCTCATCGTTACCACCACCGATTCCAGCACCTCTTTGTCGTCCTACAGCATCGATTTCATCGATAAAAATCAAGCAGGGAGCATTATCTTTAGCTTTTTTAAACAAGTCGCGGACGCGGGAAGCACCCACACCCACGAACATTTCCACAAATTCCGAGCCGGAAATACTAAAAAATGGTACACCAGCTTCGCCAGCGATCGCCTTTGCCAATAAAGTTTTACCAGTACCAGGAGGACCGATTAACAACACGCCTTTAGGAATACGTGCGCCTACAGCGGTAAATCTTTCTGGCTGTTTGAGGAAGGTAACAACTTCTTGTAGTTCTTCTTTGGCTTCTTCTACCCCAGCCACATCCTCAAATTTTACACCAGTTTTTGCTTCCATTTGGAATCTAGCCCTGGATTTACCAAAATTCATCGCTTGGTTAGAAGCATTGGTAGAGCGGCGGAGGAACAATAGCATTAACGCCAAAAGTGGTAAAATCCACATCAGGTTAATCAACAAACTCACCGCAGCTCGACTGTTGGCAGAGGAAACTTCAGCAAAATCAACGTTTTTTTCTTTAAGCTTATTAATTAACTCTGTGTTTTGTTCCAAAAGCCTCACCTCTACCGGTGAATCTGGCTTTTCGGCTAAATATACCCTTGCTATTTGTTCGGCTTCGTCAAGTTCTACTTTTTTGACTTCCCCTCGGTCTGTTTTCTGAATCAACTGGCCATAAGTTAAGGGAGAATTATTGCGCTCTGCTTTTTGCGCTAATGCGGGATAACCCCCCAAAATCCCTGGTAATACAATCAAACTCGCTGCTAGGGCCCCAGTCCAATGAACGCGCTTTACCGATGGCTGTTTTTTCAATGCTTTTTTCCCGAAATTTGTCATAATAATTACCTTGTGTCTGGCTGGCATTACCTGATCGCTGGTTTTATGCCTATTCTTCTAGCAAAAATTGAAATAACTGGAAATAAATCTTTTCTCATCTAGTTTAACTTCCAGATTAAGCCATGCTCACGGATCTTCATACCAGTTTTAAATAATACTTTAAACAACTGACCCATTTACACTAGGGTTAATTAACGGCTGTATGGAGTTCTGAGTCTATCTCTCGATCCAGAAATGATTCATGTGGTTTATAATTTGGATGACTACATTTCTCTGTGTACCAGGGTTGTGAATCAACAACTGGAAAACTATCTTCAGGCTTGCCATCATTGTTTTCACCCCTGGAGTAACCTACTATTCAAATTTTCCCTGCTCCCTGCGCTCAGTCTTTTGGGATTGATGCTCTCTGCAATCTGCAAACAAATCCTATTACTCATCTGAGCCTCCCATTGGGAATTGTGCCCCCAAACCAAAATCTATTACGGAATCTCACCTACAATCTTATCCTGATTCGCGTTTTGGCGAGGAGAATCAGCTTGTCTATTGGATATTCAGAAATACTACTTTCTCCCGCAAATCTTAAGGGGAATTTTCTCAACAGGGGTGTTCTGAATTTTGAAATCCGAATGTGGATGGCAGGCTGCGATTATTGAGTGCGACTAACTCGATCAATGCCGTGATTTTTTGTTCCTAATTCTAGCATAGAGGTATTTATTATGTCAATTCCTTTGTTGGAGTATGCTCCTTCATCTCAAAATCAGCGTGTTATTGGCTTTGAGGTGCCTGGTGATGAACAACCGAGAATTTACACAACAGAGAACCTGCTGTCAACCACGGAAATGGATGACTTGATTACTGCTGCGTATCGGCAAATTTTTCATGAGCAGCAGATGCTGTCTAGTAATCGACAAATCTTTTTGGAATCTCAACTCAAAGCCAGACAGATTACGGTGAAAGACTTTATTTACGGATTAGTCTTATCCGATTCTTTTCGTCGGCTTAATTACGATGCCAACAATAATTATCGCTTTGTGGAAATCTGTGTACAACGGATTTTGGGACGGAAGATTTATGGCGATCGCGAAAAATTTGCTTGGTCAATAGTCCTGGCTACTAAAGGACTCAAAGGTTTAATTAACGATTTGCTCAACAGCGAAGAATATATCAACAACTTTGGTAACGATACGGTTCCTTATCAACGGCGTCGGGTTTTACCCCAGCATTCTCAGGGCGAGTTACCCTTTGAGCGGATGGCACGCTACGGCACCGATTATCGTGACAAGTTACCATTGTCCATGAGAGGATACAAGCAAGTTCAGCCATTGACTCTACAAACATTCTTGCGTAGTTCTGACAGAGATGTTGTCTTATGGCTAGCAGCTTCTATAGTCGTTTTGATAGCCTTAGTGTATTTGCTGCCAATATTTGGTTTATTGCCACACATTGGGCCTTACTAGTCACTTAAGGTCAATAGACCATGCTGTAGGGGCGCAAGGCCTTGCGCCCCTACTGGCGGTAATAACGAGAATTTGGGTGGGTCATTCCCCTACAAGTCAGGTTATCGAAAAATTGGGTTTAAAACCCCGTCCTTCTAGGACGGCTTTTGGTACAATATGAGATGTGGAAGGGTAATTAACCACTTAAAAAACCCTATTGCTACCTAACACGTAGACGCTGTACCTTCTCCCAAAGGGAGAGGCTACGCCAAGACAACTGAATCTAGACGGTTCTACTTCGTAGTTCTAGTATTACCTGGAAGTAGGTAAAAGATTCATAGGTACTAGACGAACGGCATTGTATGGGCATATAGCAGTATGCCTCTAACAAACAAATTTTGCACGCCACGCTGTGCAACTATGGTCGGGCAGACCAAAAGTTAACGCTTGGGGAGAGAACCACCTCTGGTCTAGATACCGCAAGGGGTCTAGGCTAAGTGGACTCGTTGAACCAAGAATCCTCATGCCTTTAGGCTGAGGAGTGTCAATTGACATATTAGGCCACAAATCGCTAAAATAAACATAATCATAACGATTCCGTTTTTTAATAATTATTGTATTCGTAGATTAAGAGTTTGTGGGTTAATTATGGTGAAAATTGTTGCTATTGGTGGTAGTTTAAGACCCAACTCCTATACCTATCTGGCTTTGCAAATAGCAGCACAAAGGGTAGAAGCGCTAGGCGCAGAGATAGAAATTCTGGATTTGCGCCAGTTGCAGTTACCTTTTTGTCATGGCGGTAAGGAGTATCCAGAATATCCAGACGTTCAGCGATTACGGAATAGCGTTTACAATGCCGATGGGTTAATTTTAGCCACACCTGAGTATCATGGCGGCGTTAGTGGCGTGCTAAAAAATGCCCTAGATTTGATGAGCTTTGAAGAACTGTCTGGTAAAGTAACTGGACTGATTAGCGTATTAGGTGGTCAGTCGAATAGCAACGCCCTCAACGACCTAAGGCTAATTGTCCGCTGGGTACATGGTTGGGTAATACCAGAACAAATTGCCATTGGACAAGCTTACGCTGCCTTCAGTCCAGAGGGCAAGCTATTAGATGAAAAACTTTCCCAACGCTTTGATCAATTTGCTCAAAGTTTAGTTGACAACACCCGCAAGCTGCGAGGCGTTAGTTAGAGTTAGGAGTTGGGAGTTGAGAGGCGATTAATTATTGCTAGTACTCTGTCAAGATAAAAATGATGGACTGTAGTGCGGGCATCTTGCCCGCGTGAGCGAGACGCTCACACTACCAAAAATCCCTCAAAATAAAATTGACAGACTACTAGTGGGGTGGGCAAAATTTTGCCCACCTCCTAACTCCTAACTTTAATGATGATGGTGGTGATGGTGATTGGTTAACTGGGGATTAACCGTCATTGCTTCGGCCGACAGCAACTCACCAATATGAGCATTCGCCCATTCAGCAGCCATAGCCAAAAATTCGGGATGGTCGTTGACACAAGCCATTTGCACATAGTCCACTTGGGGATGCTTTTTCTCTAAAGCATGGATGATATGATGCACATCTAATAAAGTTTCGTGGTTTTCTGTCGCAAAGCCAATCGGCATAAAAATTACCACTTTTGCACCCAATTGAATCAGGTTATTGGCTGCTTGCTCGGCATTGGGCAGAGTCCATTCAATTAGGGGTGTATCATGGTTGAGCCAACCGACAGAAATTAAAGGATAGCGGTTAATCAACTTATCACGTACCAAGTCGTACAGTGCTTGACTTTCGGTAATCCCAGAGGTGAAGCCTTTAGCTTTGTGGGGACAACCGTGATTCATCAGCACAATCCCGATTTGAGAAGGTAGGTAAGCTGCTGCTATGTCAGGGTTAATTTTCTCTTCTACCAAACGAGCCATCAAATTGATGTAGGCTGGCTCATTGAAGAAAGAAGGAATATAGCGCAGTCCTTTTAACCAGTGTTCATTACCATCAGCCAACTCGGCTAAAGCATTGTTAACTTGCTCAACCGCAATCCCGCTGGTAAAGATCGAATCAACTACCAGTAAAGGATAAATCAGAATTTTTTCAAAGCCTTGGTTTTTAATTTCCGCCAAAACTTGGTTAGGTAAGAAAGGGGCGCAAAAGTTGAAAGCCTTGAAGACTTTGACCCCTTCACCCCACTTATGTTGCAAATCATGCTCGATTCCAGCACGTTGCTTTTCAAAGATGGCGTTGTGTGGGGAGATAAAATCGTGGTGTGTGTGTCCCCACTCATGACGGTCAAATAACGCCAAAAGCTTGGCGAGGGGCGGATAAATCCAAGTGGGGACAGGTGCAAATTTTGCTGTCAGTAGATTTAAAGCCTGTTCGTTATAGTTAGCAAAATCTTCATAGCTTTCGACTTCGCCGTAGCCCATAAGCAATACGGCTACACGGTCTTTAGCTGATAGATGCTCGTGGGTGTGTTGTGTTTTTTCCGGCGTGGCAACCACAATGAGTTCCTCAATATAACCAGAATGGAGAGATGCATTGACGTTCTCACCGCACTTTTAGGGCGGTGATTCAGTTTTTTTTGGTAACTAGGAAAGATATCTATACTTTCCCTGACTATATATATTATCATTATCCCATCCGGGGGGATAGCATAGGTACAATAATCATAACCAGACTTGGACAGGACTTACGCACTAGGCTATTCGTGGAGATAGGACTTGTGGGCATAGGGCATAGGGCATTTTTGAGTGTAATAGAGATTTGAATGCTGCTATTAATTTAAGAAAAGAAGCGGTCAGATTGACCGTGTTAGCCTGTGGACTGGATAGTGCCGACACTTCCTAGTCGTTGCAGGAAGAAAAAGCGGACATTTGTTAGCTTTTTTGGATCGGCTTAATCTTTGCACAATAGCGGCTAATTAACTAGAATATTTTCGAGGGGAAGGTAAGATTTGGTAATTTTCACAAAAAAATACGCATATTTTAATCTCGATCAGAGATTTAAACTGTCACACAAGTTACATTTGACCGATTTACTTATTTGCTACATTATATGCTTTGCCAACCTTGTGTTCAGCATGAAAGAATTACGGTGATATGCATAAGTCCTGTTAGAATTTTTGGTTTATCTGAGAAAATACGAGAACTGAGGATGAGTGCCAAATCAGTATACAGGAAGCAGCTTTATCGTCAAGGTGTTAGAGGTTAAAAGCTAATGGGGCGATTTGAGAAGCAACCAGACAACCCGCGAGTAAGAGGCGAGATATCCAGAGCAGCAGAAACTGCTTTATGGGGTGTAGTTGAGGATTTAGAAAATCTTCAGCAGCATGTCCTCAGGTCGTTACAGGAAGACGTAAAGCGGCTTCAGGCGGACAAAAACCGTTTAAGTGATGAGATTCAACGCCTGGTCGATGAAAAACAACAGTTACAACAAGTACGACAAATCACAGAGCAGCAGGTGCTAATTCGTCAGCTAGCAGAAGCTTTGGCCAAGCATATATCTTCGCAGCTGCAATCATCTCTGACTACTTTAGCTAGCCAAACATTAGAGAACACCCCCAGAGCGGGGCTGAAGTCAGAACAGTCCCTCAGCACCCCTGAAACTGTGAACAATGAAAAGGTTGAACAACTTTTTGGTGCTTTGGATAACACCCTCAGCATTACCTTTAACTCCCTACAACAGGAAATTAAGAGCTATCAAGGTAATATTTCCCAACAGTTGTCTCAGATGCGGAGCCAACAACAGCAAGGGGAAGCTATTTTAACGGAGTTAATTAATCGTCTGGAGGGGTTGGAAAAAACAGTTGAGGAAACTTCACTAAAAGTAGTAAATGTTTCACCGTCTCGTGAGTCGCGATCGCCGGAACAACCAGCAGTAAAAGTTTCATCACCTACTGTATTACAACTGAGTGAGCCAGAACAGAATGGTTACTTTAAACCATCACCGCAGCTGGGAGGAGTAACGAGTCAAATCACTGAGCCAATTTCTGTCATCCCCAGAGAATTACCAGCCAGTGAAACAACATTAGAGCCTGTGGTGTCATCGCTGATCACACCAGCGCCAACAGAAAACTCCCCTGAGCCAATTTCTGTCATCCCCAGAGAATTACCAGCCAGTGAAACAACATTAGAGCCTGTGGTGTCATCGCTGATCACACCAGCGCCAACAGAAAACTCCCCTGAGCCAATTTCTGTCATCCCCAGAGAATTACCAGCCAGTGAAACAACATTAGAGCCTGTGGTGTCATCGCTGATCACACCAGCGCCAACAGAAAACTCCCCTGAGCCAATTTCTGTCATCCCCAGAGAATTACCAGCCAGTGAAACGACATTAGAGCCTGTGGTGTCATCAACAATGACACCAGCGCCAACAAAAAACTCCCCTGAGCCAATTTCTGTTATTCCCAGAGAATTACCAGCCAGTGAAACGACATTAGAGCCTGTGCTGTCATCAACAATGACACCAGCGCCAACAGAAAACTCCCCTGAGCCAATTTCTGTTATTCCCAGAGAATTACCAGAACGCAAAATTAGGAGAGAGCCTACTCCACTATCGCGCAGAGAAAAAGCAACACCCCCAACACCAAGCACACCCCGCGCTCAAACATTGTCACCTATTCAGATAGGGTTTTTGTTGATTGTGTTGTCTACGGTGTTGTCATCGCTGTATAACGTCGCCATTAAAGTGCTGTTTCAAGAAGGTTCTCAGGTTCTAGGAGTGACGGTAGAGGGCTTGATTTTGCCGAACTTGGGGAATACTTTCTTAATTTTAATGCTGCGGTTGCTGGTCGTTGTGCCACTAATGTTAATGTTAGCGCCGATGATGCATTCACAAATATGGGAAGACTTGCAAAATCTGTTTGATTCCGCAGGAGCTAAACCAAATTCTACTGATGGGAAAAAACCGAAAACTTTGCAGTTGTCAATAGCCAGTGGATGCTGTTTGTTTCTCTCCCAGGTGCTAATTTACATTGCGATTGGTCAAATTACAACTGGCGCGGCGATCGCGCTTTTCTTTATCTATCCGATTATCAGCGGACTGTTGTCTTGGCTTTTATTTCGCGATCGCCCTAGCTTATTCCGTTCCGGTGCGATCGGCGCTCTTTTTTGCGGTGAACTGCTAGTTTTGGGAGGTGCATCCAGTACGAGTACAGGTAATGTTGTGCTGGGGAGCAGCGCCGCTATTTTTGCGGGAATCGCTTTTTCTGCCTACGTTATTCTAACAAGGTTGTGTGCTAATAAAGTCCATCCTGTCTCTTTGACTCTAATTAACTTCACTACCATGTTGCTCTTGAGCTGTATCTGTTTGCTCATACCTTTACCGAGCGACTGGAGTCTGAACATTGACATGACTAAGATATTGGAAATTATTTTAACTGCTTTTATTTTGGGTGTACTGACTCTCTGCAGTTATGTGTTGAATAATATTGGGATTAGTAAACTAGGTGCATCTCGGTCAGCGATTATCGGCGCCAGTGTCCCAATTTTAACCGTCATTTTCGCTGGTTTGATTATTCAGGACAGCTTGGAAATTGTCCAGATTTTGGGAGTTTTACTAGTAACTTTTAGCGCCGCTGCTTTCAGCTTTGAAAGCTTGCAAAATCAAGTTAAGTCCTCTAGTTCCACAAATTAAATTTCGTAATTCATAATTCGTAATTCGTCATGGGCTACGCCCCGCTACGAAGCACGTAATTACCTTTTACTCAGGGTTTGTCAAGTTTCTAATGGGTGGTTTATTTACGCCGCGCTGTGCTATTACTCCACCCAGGGCTATTTCATTCTAGACATAAACCGCCCTACACTGAAGTGTAGGGCTAATAGCTAAAGTCCGTTAAAACGGACTATAACCTTTTCTCAGTCGTCTTTAGACGACTTTAGCTATTAGACTCAGAATTCATTCTGAGGCGGGCTAGATGAGAATGAAATAGCCCTGTTACTCCACCAGATTAATTCTGATAGGTGAATTGATTTGTTCGTAGTTACGCTTGAGCGCTCTTGATTGTCCGAGCGATCAAACGCAACTACGAACAACCTATCAAAATTAATGGGACAGACCAACAGGGAACATTTTAACAGTTATCAGTTATCAGTTATCAGTTATCACTCAAGAGTGATGTGTTTATCGTTACGCCTTGATAACTGTTCACTGTTCGTTGACTACTGATTTAAATGTGACACTAGCGTAAGTCCTGATTTTTCCTAGGGAATATTTGCTACACAAATCTCAATAAATCTAGATTTTTATTTTTAGTATAATTTTTTTTAATAAAAATTAGCTAATTGTTTAGAATATATAACCTCAGAGAAAATTAATAAAAAAATGCTATAATTGAGAATAGTTTTTTGTAAAAAATTAACAGGTATTGTCAACTACCTACACTGACCAATGGTTGTGTGTAGGCTTACAAGAATCAGCTTGTAACTAAGAGATGACTAGCTCACAAGCCATTACCTGACACGTACGAACAGATGTTTCCCTAGTCTGGACTATTTACAAACTACCTGATTAGTAGTGCTTGCAGAAAGGACATTTTGGTAGTGGTGAGCTAAGGGACTTACAACTTGCACGAAAGGATTATCTCCATGATTCGTGTATAAAAGATTGGTTGTTTTGTCGCTGTCCTCCTCCCTCTTCTGGCTGTGCAACACTTCGGCTACGCTCAGTGACCAGAAAATGGTCACAGGACGCGACAAAACAACCCCGCAATTGGTCCCGACACCGAATCATTCGCGCAGCGTCTGTCTGCGACACGCTCCGCGAACGTAGAGAAGATTACGGTGTGGGACTCCTTGCGGGTTTAGTTGATGAGCAGGGGAATAGTCTTTTGTCAGAGAGCTATTTTTCCTCAGCCACATTAAATTAAGTAGTTTTCACAGTGCTATCTTGCCTAGGCAGGACAAAGACGCATGTAAGTAAAATCACTGTGTCTGTTGCCACTGCTAAAGAAGCAAGAAAACTAGGATACACATGACAGGCTTTTTTAGCTTTCTGGAAACAATAAAGTTTACTCAGATGGCGTAAGAGCTTACTGGCAAAAGCTTTCGGGATGACCGGAATCTATCCATGTGATGCTTGGTTCTATTAAGCAAAAATACTTCTTATAGGTGTGTACCATAAATTACGCATAAAATAACAATTCTGACTACCAAGAATCATATAGTTAAAGCATAATAGATAATCTGGAGTCAGGAACCCCACGCCTAAAAGCGGGGGCGCAGAAATTGCCCTAACCTGACCAGACTAAGTACATTTCGGCGAGCTACTTGCGCGCCTCTGGTACTTAAGTTTAAGGTAAGAGTTCAAGACCTACCCTGGAATACCTAGCCAGTTCCAGGCTCTAGAACTAAGGGATTAAACAGGCTTAAGGTTTAAGCCAGTCTCTCCTAGATAGTTACCGACCTTAAACATTGTCAAGGCTAACAATACTGACCTAGCAAGGCGATTCCCGGCACACAGGGAAATAAATAGGCACTACTCCTGTGCTGATTCAACCCCGCAAGGAGGACAACAGTTAAGTGCCTGAGCCTTAGCCTCCACGTCTAAAGCCACTTGGTTACACGACGCGGAGGGTTTGGTGAAAATATTGCCTTCAGTCGGGTGTATACTACTTACTTTCCTTTGACTAATAACTCTGTAAACGTGCTATTCAATTGTCTGTAATATGAGTAACGACATAGATCTGATCAAACGTCTCGGCCCCAGTGCGATGGATCAGATCATGCTTTATCTGGCTTTCAGTGCCATGCGGACGAGTGGGCACAGGCATGGGGCATTTTTAGATGCAGCAGCAACAGCGGCTAAGTGTGCTATTTACATGACCTATCTGGAGCAGGGACAAAACCTGCGGATGACAGGGCATTTGCACCACTTAGAGCCAAAGCGGGTGAAAATCATTGTAGAGGAAGTCAGACAAGCCCTGACTGAGGGCAAATTGTTGAAGATGCTCGGTTCTCAGGAACCGCGTTATCTAATTCAATTGCCTTACGTCTGGATGGAAAAATATCCTTGGCGACCGGGGAGATCGCGTATTCCCGGCACAAGTCTGACAACCGAAGAAAAAAGGCAAATTGAGCAGAAATTGCCCAGTAATCTGCCTGACGCCCAGTTAATCACCTCCTTTGAGTTTCTGGAATTAATTGAATTTCTGCACAAGCGATCGCAAGAGGATATGCCTCCCCAGAACCAGATGCCTTTAAGTGAAGCTTTGGCGGAGCATATTAAGCGCCGTCTGCTATACTCAGGCACTGTTACGCGGATTGATTCTCCTTGGGGAATGCCCTTTTATGCTCTGACCCGTCCTTTTTATGCGCCAGCGGACGATCAGGAGCGTACTTACATCATGGTCGAAGATACCGCTCGGTATTTTCGGATAATGAAAGATTGGGCAGAACGGCGACCAAATGCTATGCGAGTGTTGGAAGAGCTGGATATTCCACCAGAACGATGGGATCAGGCTCAAGAAGAATTGGATGAAGTCATCCGCGCTTGGGCAGATAAATATCACCAAGACGGTGGCGTTCCCATGATTTTACAGATGGTTTTTGGTAAAAAAGAAGACTAATAATCAGGATGCAGAAGACTGCGTACGATTTTTTTTTACGCACTACTAGCAGCAGTCAAAATCAACAATCAAAAGTCCACACTAGTTGTGGACTTTTGACTTTTGACACTCTCAGGTCTAAAGACACTGAGATTCTTTAAGACTTGCTTAAAAGGGATAGTCA
The Gloeotrichia echinulata CP02 DNA segment above includes these coding regions:
- the ftsH gene encoding ATP-dependent zinc metalloprotease FtsH; this translates as MTNFGKKALKKQPSVKRVHWTGALAASLIVLPGILGGYPALAQKAERNNSPLTYGQLIQKTDRGEVKKVELDEAEQIARVYLAEKPDSPVEVRLLEQNTELINKLKEKNVDFAEVSSANSRAAVSLLINLMWILPLLALMLLFLRRSTNASNQAMNFGKSRARFQMEAKTGVKFEDVAGVEEAKEELQEVVTFLKQPERFTAVGARIPKGVLLIGPPGTGKTLLAKAIAGEAGVPFFSISGSEFVEMFVGVGASRVRDLFKKAKDNAPCLIFIDEIDAVGRQRGAGIGGGNDEREQTLNQLLTEMDGFEGNTGIIIIAATNRPDVLDAALLRPGRFDRQVIVDAPDLKGRLEILKVHARNKKIDPGVSLEAIARRTPGFTGADLANLLNEAAILTARRRKEAITLLEVDAAVDRVVAGMEGTALVDSKSKRLIAYHEVGHALVGTLLKNHDPVQKVTLIPRGQALGLTWFTPNEEQGLISRSQLKARITATLAGRAAEEIVFGKPEVTTGAGNDLQQVTNMARQMVTRFGMSELGPLSLENQSQEVFLGRDWMNKSEYSEEIAAKIDSQVREIINHCYQLSKKLLQDNRKVLEHLVDLLSDVETIDGELFRKIVAENAQLAEAKLTVSL
- a CDS encoding phycobilisome rod-core linker polypeptide yields the protein MSIPLLEYAPSSQNQRVIGFEVPGDEQPRIYTTENLLSTTEMDDLITAAYRQIFHEQQMLSSNRQIFLESQLKARQITVKDFIYGLVLSDSFRRLNYDANNNYRFVEICVQRILGRKIYGDREKFAWSIVLATKGLKGLINDLLNSEEYINNFGNDTVPYQRRRVLPQHSQGELPFERMARYGTDYRDKLPLSMRGYKQVQPLTLQTFLRSSDRDVVLWLAASIVVLIALVYLLPIFGLLPHIGPY
- a CDS encoding NADPH-dependent FMN reductase; protein product: MVKIVAIGGSLRPNSYTYLALQIAAQRVEALGAEIEILDLRQLQLPFCHGGKEYPEYPDVQRLRNSVYNADGLILATPEYHGGVSGVLKNALDLMSFEELSGKVTGLISVLGGQSNSNALNDLRLIVRWVHGWVIPEQIAIGQAYAAFSPEGKLLDEKLSQRFDQFAQSLVDNTRKLRGVS
- a CDS encoding ferrochelatase — translated: MVATPEKTQHTHEHLSAKDRVAVLLMGYGEVESYEDFANYNEQALNLLTAKFAPVPTWIYPPLAKLLALFDRHEWGHTHHDFISPHNAIFEKQRAGIEHDLQHKWGEGVKVFKAFNFCAPFLPNQVLAEIKNQGFEKILIYPLLVVDSIFTSGIAVEQVNNALAELADGNEHWLKGLRYIPSFFNEPAYINLMARLVEEKINPDIAAAYLPSQIGIVLMNHGCPHKAKGFTSGITESQALYDLVRDKLINRYPLISVGWLNHDTPLIEWTLPNAEQAANNLIQLGAKVVIFMPIGFATENHETLLDVHHIIHALEKKHPQVDYVQMACVNDHPEFLAMAAEWANAHIGELLSAEAMTVNPQLTNHHHHHHH